The following proteins are encoded in a genomic region of Pseudomonas saponiphila:
- a CDS encoding saccharopine dehydrogenase NADP-binding domain-containing protein — translation MKGAVIGLIGAYGSVGRQVAQLLAPRVALRLGGRDRQQAELLNRQLGARAEVRVLDLWDAQSLADFCVGCALVINCAGPSYRILDRVARAALAAGADYLDVGGDDPVHERLSGQLPAGRRVLLSAGMLPGLSGLFPRLLAQSFQRVDAMRCYAGGLGRLSATAAEDFLLSLGNGFGQAQCAFSQGQRVRSSASTPQHLERPWLPVSGVPAYAYLSSEQLRLFSDLQIGHGQGFNLFEGGQLAAALQRIQGLAPEARDAAQNVAALVQASALDVAGRQPYQLLAVEIDGVRDGREQHACAWLRAADGSRLTGSVAAFCALHWAQLPEGLHYAAQVLDAAACLQQLQRWLPETRVQLPDFTGVALAEAEEGVL, via the coding sequence ATGAAGGGGGCGGTGATTGGCCTGATCGGGGCCTATGGCAGCGTCGGCCGGCAAGTGGCGCAGCTGCTGGCACCCCGGGTCGCCTTGCGCCTGGGTGGCCGCGATCGGCAGCAGGCCGAGCTGTTGAACCGGCAGTTGGGGGCGCGCGCCGAGGTGCGCGTCCTCGACCTGTGGGACGCGCAGAGCCTGGCGGATTTCTGCGTCGGTTGTGCGCTGGTGATCAACTGCGCCGGGCCCAGCTACCGGATCCTCGATCGGGTGGCCCGGGCCGCGTTGGCCGCGGGTGCCGACTACCTGGATGTGGGCGGCGACGATCCCGTGCATGAGCGGTTGTCGGGGCAGTTGCCGGCGGGGCGCCGGGTGCTGCTGTCGGCGGGCATGCTGCCGGGGCTGTCGGGGCTGTTTCCGCGGTTGCTGGCGCAGTCTTTCCAGCGGGTCGATGCCATGCGCTGCTATGCCGGTGGGCTGGGGCGCTTGTCGGCCACCGCCGCCGAGGACTTTCTGCTGAGCCTGGGCAATGGCTTCGGCCAGGCCCAGTGCGCCTTTAGCCAAGGGCAGCGGGTGCGCAGCAGTGCCAGTACCCCGCAGCACCTGGAGCGGCCCTGGCTGCCGGTGAGCGGAGTGCCGGCCTATGCCTACTTGAGCAGCGAGCAACTGCGACTGTTCAGCGACCTGCAGATAGGCCACGGGCAGGGGTTCAACCTGTTCGAGGGCGGGCAGCTGGCGGCGGCCTTGCAGCGGATCCAGGGCCTGGCGCCAGAGGCGCGGGACGCGGCGCAGAACGTTGCCGCGCTGGTCCAGGCCAGCGCCCTGGATGTGGCCGGGCGCCAGCCCTATCAGCTGCTGGCGGTGGAGATCGACGGTGTACGGGACGGGCGCGAGCAGCATGCCTGCGCCTGGCTGCGGGCGGCGGACGGTTCGCGCCTGACCGGCAGCGTCGCGGCGTTCTGCGCCCTGCACTGGGCGCAATTGCCCGAGGGGCTGCATTACGCCGCTCAGGTGCTGGATGCGGCCGCCTGCCTGCAACAGCTGCAGCGCTGGCTGCCGGAGACTCGGGTGCAGTTGCCCGACTTCACCGGCGTGGCCCTGGCCGAAGCAGAGGAGGGCGTTTTGTGA
- a CDS encoding isochorismate lyase: MKTPEQCSGLDDVRCGIDAMDRQIIQALGQRLAYVKAAAQFKPTEDSIAAPERVAAMLPQRRQWAEQAGLDPMFVVPLFAQIIHWNIAQQVRHWRLQHGLEQGAGDE, translated from the coding sequence ATGAAGACCCCCGAGCAGTGCAGCGGCCTGGACGATGTCCGCTGCGGTATCGATGCCATGGACCGGCAGATCATCCAGGCCCTCGGCCAGCGCCTGGCCTACGTCAAGGCGGCGGCCCAGTTCAAGCCGACCGAGGACAGCATCGCCGCCCCGGAGCGGGTCGCGGCGATGCTCCCGCAACGCCGGCAATGGGCCGAACAGGCGGGCCTGGACCCGATGTTCGTGGTGCCGCTGTTTGCCCAGATCATTCACTGGAATATTGCCCAGCAAGTGCGCCACTGGCGCTTGCAGCACGGGCTTGAGCAGGGAGCCGGCGATGAATGA
- a CDS encoding OprD family porin — MPNLPTNAVASASASCVPSLHRRLLLASLGLSLLPAPLWAAGFIDDSHGTLTLRNYYLDRDYKDDGAKTAAREWAQGFIMNVESGFTEGTVGFGLDVRGLLGVKLDSSPDRSGTELLPVSARDKRAADEYSRLAPTAKLRFAQTTVKTGDVSIFLPFAFASPSRLLPQTFRGTTLSSKDIDGLTLNTGYIDRINKRDSTDYQAMTIASPNRRFNATASTSHLAYLGGDYQVNKDLSLRAYHAEVADLYQQDTLALLHNLPLGDGVLSSDLRSFFSREDGSAKAGRVDNRNLSALLGYKFGGHRLSLGYMHSSGATATPYISGTELMGMSELTMSSDFLNAKERTWQAIYDYDFAASGLPGLKGRLRYVRGDNIELAAFNAQDRKEREFQMELGYVLQSGPLKNLGLVARKSIYRNDFPAGAAFRDENQTRFLVLYTLPIW; from the coding sequence ATGCCAAACCTCCCCACCAACGCCGTTGCGTCGGCGTCAGCTTCCTGTGTGCCCAGTCTGCATCGGAGGCTGCTCCTGGCCTCGCTGGGCCTGAGCCTGTTGCCCGCTCCACTCTGGGCGGCGGGTTTTATCGACGACAGTCACGGCACCCTGACCCTGCGCAATTACTACCTGGATCGCGACTACAAGGACGATGGGGCGAAGACCGCCGCGCGGGAATGGGCCCAGGGTTTCATCATGAACGTGGAGTCGGGGTTCACCGAGGGCACTGTCGGCTTTGGCCTGGATGTGCGCGGGCTGCTGGGGGTCAAGCTCGATTCCTCGCCGGACCGCAGCGGCACCGAACTGCTGCCGGTTTCTGCCCGCGACAAGCGCGCCGCCGATGAATACTCGCGGCTGGCGCCCACCGCCAAACTGCGCTTTGCCCAGACCACGGTGAAGACCGGCGATGTCTCGATCTTCCTGCCGTTCGCCTTTGCCAGCCCGTCGCGCCTGTTGCCGCAGACCTTTCGCGGCACCACCTTGAGCTCCAAAGACATCGACGGCCTGACCCTCAACACCGGCTATATCGATCGCATCAACAAGCGCGACTCCACCGACTACCAGGCCATGACCATTGCCTCGCCCAACCGGCGTTTCAATGCCACGGCCAGCACCTCGCACCTGGCCTACCTGGGGGGCGATTACCAGGTCAACAAGGACTTGAGCCTGCGCGCCTACCACGCCGAAGTGGCTGATCTCTACCAGCAAGACACCTTGGCCCTGCTGCATAACCTGCCCCTGGGCGATGGCGTGCTGAGCAGCGACCTGCGCAGTTTTTTCAGTCGTGAAGACGGCAGTGCCAAGGCCGGCCGGGTCGACAACCGCAACCTCTCGGCGCTGCTGGGCTACAAGTTCGGCGGGCACCGGCTGAGCCTGGGCTACATGCATTCCAGCGGCGCCACGGCCACGCCCTACATCTCCGGCACCGAGTTGATGGGCATGAGCGAGCTGACCATGAGTTCGGACTTTCTCAATGCCAAGGAGCGCACCTGGCAAGCCATCTACGACTATGACTTCGCCGCCTCCGGCCTGCCCGGGCTCAAGGGCCGGCTGCGTTACGTGCGCGGTGACAACATCGAGCTGGCGGCCTTCAATGCCCAGGACCGCAAGGAGCGCGAGTTTCAGATGGAGTTGGGCTACGTGCTGCAGAGTGGCCCGCTGAAGAACCTCGGGCTGGTGGCGCGCAAGTCGATCTACCGCAATGACTTCCCGGCGGGCGCGGCGTTTCGCGATGAAAACCAGACCCGCTTCCTGGTGCTCTACACCTTGCCGATCTGGTAA
- a CDS encoding thioesterase II family protein: MRKAPSAWLRRYPQPQPPRCRLVCLPHAGGSASFFNDWRNLLPTDIELIAVQYPGREERLSETWPGSLEWMAGNITRALSDLVERPLVLFGHSLGAALAYEVAARLQQQGSAPQRLIVSAHPAPHRQRHSELHLGSDEALLADVRRLSDGAPSLLDDPTLRELYLPALRNDYRLIECYRGTVGRALDLPLSVCLGSQDSEVDADEAYAWAEVSAQVTDFQTFPGGHFYLRQQQAEVLRHLTRLLAGLGEQPWQCWPSTP; encoded by the coding sequence GTGAGAAAGGCTCCCAGTGCCTGGCTGCGGCGTTATCCGCAGCCACAACCGCCGCGTTGCCGGCTGGTGTGCCTGCCCCATGCCGGGGGCAGCGCGAGCTTCTTCAATGACTGGCGCAATCTGTTGCCGACGGATATCGAGCTGATCGCCGTGCAGTACCCGGGGCGCGAGGAGCGCCTGAGTGAAACCTGGCCCGGCAGCCTGGAGTGGATGGCCGGCAACATCACCCGGGCCCTGTCGGACCTGGTGGAGCGGCCGCTGGTGCTGTTCGGCCACAGCCTGGGCGCGGCCCTGGCCTACGAGGTGGCCGCGCGCCTGCAGCAGCAGGGTTCGGCGCCGCAGCGGCTGATCGTGTCCGCGCACCCGGCGCCCCATCGCCAGCGCCACAGCGAGCTTCACCTGGGCTCGGACGAGGCGTTGCTGGCGGATGTGCGGCGTCTGTCGGACGGTGCACCGTCACTGCTGGACGACCCGACCCTGCGCGAGCTGTACCTGCCGGCCTTGCGCAACGACTACCGGCTGATCGAGTGCTATCGCGGCACTGTCGGTCGCGCCCTGGACCTGCCCCTGAGCGTGTGCCTGGGGAGCCAGGACAGCGAAGTCGACGCGGACGAAGCCTATGCCTGGGCCGAGGTCAGTGCCCAGGTCACTGACTTTCAGACGTTTCCCGGCGGGCACTTCTACCTGCGCCAGCAGCAGGCCGAAGTGCTGCGGCACCTGACCCGGCTGCTGGCGGGCCTCGGCGAGCAGCCGTGGCAGTGCTGGCCTTCGACCCCATGA
- a CDS encoding p-hydroxycinnamoyl CoA hydratase/lyase, whose protein sequence is MSNYEGRWTTVKVEIEEGIAWVTLNRPEKRNAMSPTLNREMIDVLETLEQDPAAGVLVLTGAGEAWTAGMDLKEYFREVDAGPEILQEKIRREASQWQWKLLRMYAKPTIAMVNGWCFGGGFSPLVACDLAICADEATFGLSEINWGIPPGNLVSKAMADTVGHRQSLYYIMTGKTFGGQKAAEMGLVNESVPLAQLREVTLELARNLLEKNPVVLRAAKHGFKRCRELTWEQNEDYLYAKLDQSRLLDTEGGREQGMKQFLDDKSIKPGLQAYKR, encoded by the coding sequence ATGAGCAACTACGAAGGTCGCTGGACCACGGTCAAGGTCGAAATCGAAGAGGGCATTGCCTGGGTCACCCTCAATCGCCCGGAAAAACGCAACGCCATGAGCCCGACCCTGAACCGGGAAATGATCGACGTGCTGGAAACCCTGGAGCAGGACCCGGCCGCCGGCGTGCTGGTGCTGACCGGCGCCGGTGAAGCCTGGACCGCCGGCATGGACCTCAAGGAGTACTTTCGCGAGGTGGACGCCGGCCCGGAGATCCTTCAGGAAAAGATCCGCCGCGAGGCCTCCCAGTGGCAATGGAAGCTGCTGCGCATGTACGCCAAGCCGACCATTGCCATGGTCAACGGCTGGTGCTTCGGCGGTGGCTTCAGCCCGCTGGTGGCCTGTGACCTGGCGATCTGCGCCGACGAAGCGACCTTCGGCCTCTCGGAAATCAACTGGGGCATCCCGCCGGGCAACCTGGTGAGCAAGGCCATGGCCGACACCGTGGGTCATCGCCAGTCGCTGTACTACATCATGACCGGCAAGACCTTTGGCGGGCAGAAAGCCGCCGAGATGGGCCTGGTCAACGAAAGCGTGCCCCTGGCGCAATTGCGTGAAGTCACCCTCGAGCTGGCGCGCAACCTGCTGGAGAAAAACCCGGTGGTGCTGCGCGCCGCCAAGCATGGCTTCAAGCGCTGCCGCGAGCTGACCTGGGAGCAGAACGAAGACTACCTGTACGCCAAGCTCGATCAGTCGCGCCTGCTGGACACCGAAGGCGGCCGCGAGCAGGGCATGAAGCAGTTCCTCGACGACAAGAGCATCAAGCCCGGCCTGCAGGCGTATAAACGCTGA
- a CDS encoding isochorismate synthase — MNESCLSGLTRALQQGQARARREGRAVLVVFSLAAERLQPLRLFAANRQVFGQSLFWSSDQGALALAGFGCTEEISPPSAERFGASTRAWRQLLERAHQVGPRQAYLCGGFAFDPQVPRSAQWQSFASTSLVLPRLLLLCEGEQQHWLFSLWVEPGADVAQCAAALEAEWSLLLARYQHAPAAQLPAGIEAEADPQAAERWQDCVAQAIARIQGGELNKVVLAREVCLQASRNIPCGPLLENLGAAYPQAFLFAFSRGDSCFLGASPERLVRVARGTLSTVALAGTCARGQHEQQDAELGQALLDSAKDRHEHALVVQTLRESLQPYCAMLEIAPQPQLHRLAHVQHLLTPVLGRLRPQVELLQVVDALHPTPAVGGLPRGAALGYIREHEQLDRGWYAAPVGWLNAEGDGEFAVALRSALIRGNRAHLFAGCGIVGESDPASEYQETCLKLRTIGEALHPVAASTYEKRGLSL; from the coding sequence ATGAATGAGTCGTGCCTGTCCGGGTTGACCCGGGCCCTGCAGCAAGGTCAAGCCCGGGCCCGGCGGGAGGGCCGGGCGGTGCTGGTGGTGTTCAGCCTGGCCGCTGAACGCCTGCAGCCGCTGCGACTGTTCGCCGCCAACCGCCAGGTGTTCGGCCAGAGCCTGTTCTGGTCCAGCGACCAGGGCGCCCTGGCCCTGGCTGGGTTTGGCTGCACCGAGGAAATCAGCCCGCCGTCGGCGGAGCGCTTTGGCGCCAGCACCCGGGCCTGGCGTCAATTGCTGGAGCGAGCCCATCAAGTGGGGCCGCGCCAGGCCTACCTGTGTGGCGGGTTCGCCTTTGACCCCCAGGTGCCACGCAGCGCCCAGTGGCAGTCGTTTGCCAGCACCTCCCTGGTGCTGCCGCGCCTGCTGCTGCTGTGCGAAGGCGAGCAGCAGCACTGGCTGTTCAGCCTGTGGGTCGAGCCCGGCGCCGATGTCGCCCAGTGCGCCGCGGCCCTGGAGGCGGAATGGAGCCTGCTGCTGGCGCGCTATCAGCACGCCCCGGCGGCGCAACTGCCCGCCGGGATCGAGGCCGAGGCCGACCCCCAGGCCGCCGAACGCTGGCAGGACTGCGTGGCCCAGGCGATTGCGCGAATCCAGGGTGGCGAGTTGAACAAAGTGGTGCTGGCCCGGGAAGTCTGTCTGCAGGCGAGCCGCAACATTCCCTGCGGTCCGTTGCTGGAAAACCTCGGCGCGGCCTATCCCCAGGCTTTCCTGTTCGCCTTCAGCCGTGGCGACAGCTGCTTTCTGGGCGCCAGCCCCGAGCGCCTGGTGCGGGTGGCCCGGGGCACCTTGAGCACCGTGGCCCTGGCCGGCACTTGCGCCCGCGGCCAGCATGAACAGCAGGATGCGGAACTGGGCCAGGCCCTGCTGGACAGCGCCAAGGATCGCCACGAACACGCCCTGGTGGTGCAGACCCTGCGTGAATCCCTGCAACCCTACTGCGCCATGCTGGAAATTGCGCCGCAGCCGCAGCTGCATCGCCTGGCTCACGTCCAGCACCTGCTGACCCCGGTACTGGGGCGCTTGCGGCCCCAGGTCGAGCTGTTGCAAGTGGTGGACGCCCTGCACCCGACCCCGGCGGTGGGCGGCCTGCCGCGAGGCGCGGCCCTGGGTTACATCCGCGAGCACGAGCAACTGGACCGTGGCTGGTACGCCGCGCCGGTGGGCTGGCTGAACGCCGAGGGTGATGGCGAGTTTGCCGTGGCCTTGCGCTCGGCGCTGATTCGCGGCAACCGGGCGCACCTGTTTGCCGGCTGCGGCATCGTCGGCGAGTCGGACCCTGCGAGCGAGTACCAGGAAACCTGCCTGAAGCTGCGCACCATCGGCGAGGCCCTGCACCCGGTAGCGGCCAGCACCTACGAGAAGCGCGGCCTCTCCCTGTAG
- the mhpT gene encoding 3-(3-hydroxy-phenyl)propionate transporter MhpT: MDSPSRRSTLTIALCFIVALIEGFDLQAAGTAAAGLRQSFALDPKMMGWVFSAGIIGLLPGAFFGGWVADRIGRKKILVGAVLLFGLFSLCTAYVESYSSLLLVRFMTGLGLGAALPNLIALCAEAVSEQRRGTAISVMYCGVPLGGALAAVVAMFSSEHWQTTFIIGGLAPLLVVPLMAWLLPESSAFRQHTASVGSRRASTAQALFGEGRARTTLALWLSYFFTLTVMYMLLNWLPSLLLEQGFSKPQAGLVQMLFNIGGALGSLLGGLLLDRCNGLKVVLFVYAGLLAALAGVGLSVGIAPMAMAGFAAGLFVMAAQLVLYALAPPSYPTAVRATGVGAAVAIGRLGSVAGPLAAGQILAAGAGTAGVLLATSPGLVIAALSILSVVARADATAQLKPVH, translated from the coding sequence ATGGACAGTCCATCGCGTCGTTCGACGCTGACCATTGCTTTGTGCTTTATCGTCGCGTTGATCGAGGGCTTCGACCTGCAGGCGGCCGGCACCGCCGCCGCCGGGTTGCGCCAGAGTTTTGCCCTGGACCCGAAGATGATGGGCTGGGTGTTCAGCGCCGGGATCATCGGCCTGCTACCCGGGGCCTTCTTCGGCGGCTGGGTCGCCGACCGTATCGGACGCAAGAAGATCCTGGTCGGCGCGGTGCTGCTGTTCGGCCTGTTTTCGCTGTGCACGGCCTACGTCGAAAGTTATTCGAGCCTGCTGCTGGTGCGCTTCATGACCGGCCTGGGCCTGGGCGCGGCGCTGCCCAACCTGATCGCCCTGTGCGCCGAAGCGGTGAGCGAACAGCGCCGGGGCACGGCGATCAGCGTCATGTATTGCGGCGTGCCCCTGGGTGGCGCGCTGGCGGCGGTAGTGGCGATGTTCTCCAGCGAACACTGGCAGACCACCTTCATCATCGGCGGCCTGGCGCCGCTGCTGGTGGTGCCGCTGATGGCCTGGCTGCTGCCGGAATCCAGCGCCTTTCGTCAACACACCGCGAGCGTCGGCAGCCGCCGCGCCTCGACCGCCCAGGCGCTGTTCGGCGAGGGGCGCGCACGCACCACCCTGGCCTTGTGGCTGAGCTACTTCTTCACCCTGACCGTGATGTACATGCTGCTCAACTGGCTGCCGTCGCTGCTGCTCGAACAGGGCTTCAGCAAACCCCAGGCGGGCCTGGTGCAGATGCTGTTCAACATTGGCGGCGCTCTTGGCTCGCTGCTCGGCGGCCTGCTGCTGGACCGCTGCAACGGCCTCAAGGTGGTGCTGTTCGTCTATGCCGGGTTGCTGGCGGCGCTGGCCGGGGTCGGGCTGTCGGTGGGCATTGCGCCCATGGCCATGGCCGGGTTTGCCGCCGGGCTGTTCGTAATGGCTGCCCAGCTGGTGCTCTACGCGTTGGCGCCGCCCTCCTACCCGACCGCGGTGCGTGCCACCGGCGTCGGTGCTGCCGTGGCCATCGGCCGCCTGGGCTCGGTGGCCGGGCCCCTGGCCGCCGGGCAGATCCTCGCTGCCGGCGCCGGCACCGCCGGGGTCCTGCTGGCCACCTCCCCGGGCCTGGTCATCGCGGCGCTGTCGATCCTCAGCGTCGTCGCTCGCGCCGACGCTACTGCCCAACTCAAACCGGTGCATTGA
- a CDS encoding zinc-dependent alcohol dehydrogenase family protein, which produces MQAIKLSLPASLDNLKTVELADPGQPGAGQIRVRLHACSLNFHDYAVVTGALPTADGRIPMADGAGVVEAVGEGASEFKVGDAVVSCFFPHWHDGGPAIADFSTTPGDGVDGYAREVVIQPSHWFTHTPKGYSHAEAATLTTAGLTAWRALVVDGALKAGETVLVLGTGGVSIFALQLAKAMGATVIATSSSDAKLARVRELGADHTINYRTQPEWGNEVLKLTGGRGVDHVVEVGGPGTLPQSITACRIGGHIALIGVLTGWAGPVPTAALMAKQQRLQGLIVGSRQQQIDMVRGLEATGIKPIIDSTFPLADIAKAFAHEASGAHLGKICLTF; this is translated from the coding sequence ATGCAAGCCATCAAGCTCAGCCTGCCGGCATCCCTGGACAACCTGAAAACCGTGGAACTGGCCGATCCCGGGCAACCCGGTGCCGGGCAGATCCGCGTGCGCCTGCATGCCTGTTCGCTGAACTTCCACGATTACGCCGTGGTCACCGGCGCGTTGCCCACCGCCGATGGGCGGATTCCCATGGCCGACGGCGCCGGGGTGGTGGAAGCGGTGGGCGAGGGCGCCAGCGAGTTCAAGGTCGGCGACGCGGTGGTGTCCTGTTTCTTCCCCCATTGGCACGACGGCGGTCCGGCGATTGCCGATTTCAGCACCACCCCGGGCGATGGCGTCGACGGTTACGCCCGTGAAGTGGTGATCCAGCCCAGCCACTGGTTCACCCATACGCCCAAGGGCTACAGCCATGCCGAAGCCGCGACCCTGACCACCGCCGGCCTGACCGCCTGGCGCGCGCTGGTGGTGGATGGCGCGCTCAAGGCCGGGGAAACCGTGCTGGTGCTGGGCACCGGCGGGGTGTCGATCTTCGCCCTGCAACTGGCCAAGGCCATGGGCGCGACGGTGATTGCCACCTCGTCCTCGGACGCCAAGCTGGCCAGGGTGCGCGAACTGGGGGCCGACCACACCATCAACTACCGCACTCAGCCTGAATGGGGCAACGAGGTGCTCAAGCTCACCGGCGGTCGCGGCGTCGATCACGTGGTGGAAGTCGGCGGCCCGGGCACCTTGCCGCAGTCCATCACCGCTTGCCGTATCGGCGGGCATATCGCCCTGATCGGCGTGCTCACCGGTTGGGCCGGGCCGGTGCCGACGGCGGCGCTGATGGCCAAACAGCAGCGCCTGCAGGGCTTGATCGTCGGCAGTCGCCAGCAGCAGATCGATATGGTCCGCGGCCTGGAAGCCACCGGCATCAAGCCGATCATCGACAGCACCTTCCCCCTGGCGGATATCGCCAAGGCCTTCGCTCATGAAGCCTCGGGCGCGCACCTGGGGAAAATCTGCCTGACGTTCTGA
- a CDS encoding MarR family winged helix-turn-helix transcriptional regulator, translating into MAKPAPLADPREAPPANAEVQAPLDSALDELIGYAMRRAQLKLFQNLIGRLSTHDLRPAQFSALAIIDSNPGLMQADLARALAIEPPQVVPLLNKLESRALAVRVRCKPDKRSYGIFLSKTGETLLKELKQIAAQSDVDATSALSTEEREELLRLLKKVYQD; encoded by the coding sequence ATGGCCAAGCCCGCTCCCCTCGCCGACCCGCGCGAGGCCCCACCCGCCAACGCCGAGGTCCAGGCGCCGCTGGATTCGGCACTCGACGAACTGATTGGCTACGCCATGCGTCGCGCCCAGCTCAAGCTGTTCCAGAACCTGATCGGCCGGCTCTCGACCCACGACCTGCGCCCCGCGCAGTTCTCGGCCCTGGCGATCATCGACAGCAACCCGGGGCTGATGCAGGCCGACCTGGCTCGCGCCCTGGCCATCGAGCCACCGCAAGTGGTGCCCCTGCTCAATAAACTGGAAAGCCGCGCGCTGGCGGTACGGGTGCGCTGCAAGCCGGACAAGCGCTCCTACGGAATCTTTCTGAGCAAGACCGGCGAAACCCTGCTCAAGGAGCTCAAGCAGATCGCCGCGCAAAGCGACGTCGACGCCACCTCGGCCTTGAGCACCGAGGAACGCGAAGAGCTGCTGCGCCTGCTGAAAAAGGTTTACCAGGACTGA
- a CDS encoding alpha/beta hydrolase yields MSPSLFQRLHRRWFPLLCLAALIVGLPVSCAVLQHQERQLVFRIEPGTAGWYRGLPGTVQELELKPQSFKAGQNIHAWWWPATRADAPAILYLHGVRWNLTGQLFRIEQLHALGYSVLAIDYRGFGQSHGDLPSESSVYEDARIAWERLKLLQPDAGKRLIYGHSLGGAVAIDLAAELGRTAARDNAPIAARGLIVESTFTTLADAAQAVTKTSLPVRWVLSQKFDSLDKIRDIGMPLLVVHGLKDDYVPPRLSKELFKVALEPKKLLLVPGGTHNNSMSLAGKDYGQAINALLRAKPGQHIAGPTTTSADKPAPTAKHPPPT; encoded by the coding sequence ATGTCCCCAAGCCTGTTCCAGCGCCTGCACCGTCGCTGGTTTCCCCTGCTGTGCCTGGCCGCACTGATCGTCGGCCTGCCGGTGAGCTGCGCGGTGCTCCAACACCAGGAACGCCAGCTGGTGTTTCGCATCGAGCCCGGCACCGCCGGCTGGTATCGCGGCCTGCCCGGCACGGTGCAGGAACTGGAACTCAAGCCGCAAAGCTTCAAGGCCGGGCAGAACATCCACGCCTGGTGGTGGCCGGCCACCCGCGCCGACGCCCCGGCGATCCTCTACCTGCACGGGGTGCGCTGGAACCTCACCGGCCAGCTGTTTCGCATCGAGCAACTGCACGCCCTGGGCTACTCGGTGCTGGCCATCGACTACCGGGGGTTCGGCCAGAGCCACGGCGACCTGCCCTCGGAAAGCAGCGTGTATGAAGACGCGCGCATCGCCTGGGAGCGGCTCAAGCTGCTGCAGCCCGACGCCGGCAAGCGCCTGATCTACGGCCATTCCCTTGGCGGTGCGGTGGCCATCGACCTGGCCGCCGAACTGGGACGCACGGCCGCCCGCGACAACGCACCGATTGCCGCCCGCGGACTGATCGTCGAATCCACCTTCACCACCCTGGCCGATGCCGCCCAGGCGGTGACCAAGACCTCGCTGCCGGTGCGCTGGGTGCTGTCGCAGAAGTTCGATTCCCTCGACAAGATCCGCGACATCGGCATGCCGCTGCTGGTGGTGCATGGCCTGAAAGACGACTACGTACCACCGCGCCTGAGCAAGGAACTGTTCAAGGTTGCGCTGGAGCCGAAAAAACTGCTGCTGGTGCCCGGCGGCACCCACAACAACAGCATGAGCCTGGCAGGCAAGGACTACGGCCAGGCCATCAACGCCCTGCTGCGGGCCAAGCCCGGCCAGCACATCGCCGGCCCGACCACCACCTCCGCCGACAAGCCAGCCCCCACAGCAAAACACCCACCTCCCACGTAG
- a CDS encoding bifunctional helix-turn-helix transcriptional regulator/GNAT family N-acetyltransferase, whose amino-acid sequence MPVESSELIQQLRQASRQMVRELGFMQATLAATDYPPSAVHALLEIGQGHAVTGGDLVTLLGLEKSSVSRLVRKLVEAGEISEQADARDARSKRLQLSAQGRRTLAGIERFAQAQVAAALGHLSADQQRRASTGIADYARALRAARLGEVPEAPEGWSIARGYRPGVIGRIAEMHARYYADLAGFGQPFESLVARDMAELMGRLHNPRNEVWVALRGERIVGSIAIDGEGEGDEAILRCFILDAAARGQGLGRRLLVEALAFCDQWGFAATLLWTFKGLDAARALYEEQGFVLVQEQVGEQWGAAVTEQCFVRARRAERDTIR is encoded by the coding sequence ATGCCTGTCGAATCCTCCGAGCTCATCCAGCAACTGCGCCAGGCCTCGCGGCAGATGGTCCGCGAGCTGGGCTTCATGCAGGCCACCCTGGCCGCCACCGACTACCCGCCCTCGGCGGTGCACGCCCTGCTGGAGATCGGCCAGGGCCATGCCGTGACCGGCGGTGATCTGGTGACACTGCTGGGGCTGGAGAAATCCAGCGTCAGCCGGCTGGTGCGCAAGCTGGTGGAGGCGGGCGAGATCAGCGAACAGGCCGACGCCCGGGATGCCCGCTCCAAGCGCCTGCAACTCAGCGCCCAGGGACGCCGGACCCTGGCCGGTATCGAGCGTTTCGCCCAGGCCCAGGTGGCCGCGGCCCTGGGGCACCTGAGTGCGGACCAGCAGCGTCGTGCCTCGACGGGCATCGCCGACTACGCCCGAGCATTACGTGCGGCGCGCCTGGGCGAGGTGCCCGAGGCGCCCGAGGGCTGGTCCATCGCTCGCGGCTACCGCCCCGGGGTGATTGGCCGCATTGCCGAAATGCATGCCCGTTACTACGCGGACCTGGCAGGTTTCGGTCAGCCGTTCGAGAGCCTGGTGGCGCGGGACATGGCCGAGTTGATGGGACGTTTGCACAACCCGCGCAATGAGGTCTGGGTGGCATTGCGGGGCGAGCGGATCGTCGGGTCCATCGCCATTGATGGGGAAGGCGAGGGCGACGAGGCGATCCTGCGGTGCTTCATCCTCGACGCTGCCGCGCGCGGCCAAGGTCTGGGCCGGCGGTTGCTGGTGGAGGCCCTGGCGTTCTGCGACCAGTGGGGCTTTGCCGCCACTCTCTTGTGGACCTTCAAGGGCCTGGACGCGGCGCGGGCATTGTATGAGGAGCAGGGGTTTGTGCTGGTGCAGGAGCAGGTGGGCGAGCAGTGGGGCGCGGCGGTGACCGAGCAGTGTTTTGTCCGAGCGAGGCGGGCGGAACGCGACACAATCCGCTGA